Proteins encoded in a region of the Streptomyces akebiae genome:
- a CDS encoding class I SAM-dependent methyltransferase produces MPTTSSSSASPTESSTRAPVKGLRDFYEDPAVPVASGTPRSLAQARMLAAALGPAARTGPRTILDIGCGDGTAAATAAPLLPGHRIIGVDWSQDALRRARTRVPYAIRGELADGGLPLRSESADAVLFSEVIEHLVDPDAALDEIRRVLRPGGHLMLSTPNLAAWYNRALLLAGVQPVFSEVSLRGIHGRPGTEVVGHLRLYTARALREFVAASGFEVVRLRGAPFHGVPRPLRPLDRLACAAPSAASILLLHARRT; encoded by the coding sequence ATGCCGACCACCTCGTCCAGCTCCGCCTCGCCCACCGAGTCCTCGACCCGGGCCCCGGTGAAGGGACTTCGTGACTTCTACGAGGACCCGGCCGTCCCGGTCGCCTCCGGCACCCCCCGCAGCCTCGCCCAGGCCCGCATGCTGGCGGCCGCCCTGGGCCCGGCGGCCCGCACCGGCCCCCGCACGATCCTCGACATCGGCTGCGGCGACGGCACGGCGGCGGCCACCGCCGCGCCCCTCCTGCCCGGCCACCGCATCATCGGCGTCGACTGGTCCCAGGACGCCCTCCGCCGCGCCCGCACCCGCGTCCCGTACGCGATCCGCGGTGAACTGGCGGACGGCGGGCTGCCGTTGCGGTCGGAGTCCGCCGACGCGGTCCTGTTCAGTGAGGTCATCGAGCACCTCGTCGACCCGGACGCGGCTCTCGACGAGATCCGCCGCGTCCTGCGCCCGGGCGGCCATCTGATGCTGTCGACGCCCAATCTGGCCGCCTGGTACAACCGCGCCCTGCTCCTCGCGGGCGTCCAGCCGGTGTTCTCGGAGGTGAGCCTGCGCGGCATCCACGGCCGCCCGGGTACGGAGGTCGTGGGCCATCTGCGTCTCTACACCGCCCGCGCGCTACGGGAGTTCGTGGCCGCGTCCGGCTTCGAGGTCGTCCGGCTGCGTGGGGCGCCCTTCCACGGCGTACCGCGTCCGCTGCGCCCGCTGGACCGGCTGGCCTGCGCGGCCCCGTCGGCGGCGTCGATCCTGCTGCTGCACGCGCGGAGGACGTAG
- a CDS encoding Trm112 family protein, with protein sequence MNPDDPLLQILACPLDKGPLHLVVHEEERLGHSGADAARAPESLYNPRLHRRYPIVDGIPQLLPSSGEQVTEDEHVKLSALLRKSDS encoded by the coding sequence ATGAACCCCGACGACCCGTTGCTCCAGATCCTGGCGTGCCCGCTGGACAAGGGGCCGCTGCATCTGGTGGTCCACGAGGAGGAACGCCTCGGCCACTCCGGTGCCGACGCCGCCCGAGCGCCGGAGTCGCTGTACAACCCCCGCCTGCACCGCCGTTACCCCATCGTCGACGGCATTCCGCAACTGCTGCCGTCATCGGGCGAGCAGGTGACGGAGGACGAGCACGTCAAGCTCTCCGCGCTGCTCAGGAAGTCGGACTCATGA
- a CDS encoding condensation protein: MTALDRPARDDAAPGPVRIPFPVVDEVSRHCLQEEEPETVHIEVHLPGRLDPDRLRTAFTGALHHHPRILMREAPGRWYRRRYEWELTREPEVEVVTFLSAGSHALRDARTRALMEAPPLTLSPPIRLEVVEGAGPAVGSEASDAVGLRAGAAAPRAAEQREHPSSDAARGRPKDNGTVLFLTINHTALDGPACLRILATAAQLYGGQDNAPAAPPVRPTPAQDEPAPVETANPSNWARPARVARGTPEPSPGNGLLVTELPVPRRPKSAPYTVNDQLMVTTALMLAHWNREHGARPRPLRITMPVDDRPRDTDMPIGNGTRLVEVPFLPAELQPSTTPLAVLLRRTADRTRALKSLPRPQLGHGASLLTAPVVPVSWRAALTRGLRRAAGPWTSTTLLSNIGRIPYALDFGEEAGRAHAVWFSAPARMPRGLTVTTASTAGRLHLALRWSRALLSHGDGAHLRDLFEHYLHATEEDNQ, from the coding sequence ATGACGGCGCTGGACCGTCCCGCGCGGGACGACGCCGCACCGGGGCCCGTGCGGATCCCCTTCCCGGTGGTGGACGAGGTCTCCCGCCACTGCCTCCAGGAGGAGGAGCCCGAGACCGTCCACATCGAGGTCCACCTCCCCGGCCGGCTCGACCCCGACCGCCTGCGCACCGCCTTCACCGGCGCGCTCCACCACCACCCCCGCATCCTCATGCGCGAGGCCCCGGGGCGCTGGTACCGGCGCCGCTACGAGTGGGAGTTGACGCGGGAGCCGGAGGTGGAGGTGGTGACCTTCCTGTCCGCCGGGTCCCATGCGTTGCGGGACGCACGGACCAGGGCCCTGATGGAGGCACCGCCGCTGACCCTCTCCCCACCGATCCGCCTGGAGGTGGTGGAGGGAGCGGGCCCGGCGGTGGGCAGCGAGGCGTCGGACGCGGTCGGCCTCAGGGCGGGGGCGGCGGCACCTCGCGCCGCCGAGCAGCGCGAACACCCCTCGTCCGACGCCGCCCGAGGGCGCCCGAAGGACAACGGCACCGTCCTCTTCCTCACCATCAACCACACCGCGCTGGACGGCCCGGCCTGCCTGCGCATCCTCGCCACCGCCGCGCAGCTGTACGGCGGACAGGACAACGCCCCCGCCGCACCGCCCGTCCGCCCCACCCCCGCCCAGGACGAACCGGCCCCGGTCGAGACGGCGAACCCGTCCAACTGGGCCCGCCCCGCCCGCGTGGCCCGCGGCACCCCCGAGCCCTCCCCCGGCAACGGCCTGCTCGTCACCGAGCTGCCCGTGCCCCGCCGCCCGAAGTCCGCCCCGTACACCGTGAACGACCAGCTCATGGTCACCACGGCCCTGATGCTCGCCCACTGGAACCGGGAGCACGGCGCCCGCCCCCGCCCCCTCCGTATCACCATGCCGGTGGACGACCGCCCGAGGGACACGGACATGCCGATAGGCAACGGCACCCGCCTGGTCGAAGTCCCCTTCCTCCCGGCCGAGTTGCAACCATCCACCACCCCGCTCGCCGTACTCCTGCGCCGCACGGCGGACCGCACCCGCGCCCTGAAATCCCTCCCCCGCCCCCAACTCGGCCACGGCGCGTCCCTGTTGACCGCCCCGGTGGTCCCCGTGTCCTGGCGTGCCGCCCTCACCAGGGGCCTGCGCCGGGCAGCCGGGCCCTGGACGTCGACCACCCTGCTCAGCAACATCGGCCGCATCCCCTACGCGCTGGACTTCGGCGAGGAGGCGGGCCGCGCCCACGCCGTCTGGTTCTCGGCCCCCGCCCGTATGCCCCGCGGTCTCACCGTCACGACCGCCTCGACGGCGGGCCGCCTCCACCTGGCCCTGCGCTGGTCCCGGGCCCTGCTCAGCCACGGCGACGGCGCCCACCTCCGCGACCTCTTCGAGCACTATCTGCACGCGACGGAAGAGGACAACCAGTAA
- a CDS encoding class I SAM-dependent methyltransferase — protein MREQDDPEYCYSLLARDAVDQVEAYGGGPVDGLTVVDVGGGSGYFTEEFRRRGAQAYLFEPDLGELGTKPPDGAVVADGYLLPLADGVADVTFTSNVLEHVADPPTFISELVRVTRPGGLIYVSFTNWLSPWGGHEWAPWHYLGAERARARYRRRTGKDAKHTLGENLFAVHIGRTLRQVRDRDDVTIVSARSRYWPFLAETVVKAPGLREFATWNLLLILRRCPP, from the coding sequence ATGCGGGAGCAGGACGATCCCGAGTACTGCTACTCCCTGCTCGCCCGGGACGCCGTCGACCAGGTCGAGGCGTACGGGGGCGGGCCCGTCGACGGACTGACCGTGGTCGATGTCGGCGGCGGGAGCGGCTACTTCACCGAGGAGTTCCGGCGGCGCGGGGCGCAGGCCTATCTCTTCGAGCCGGATCTGGGGGAGTTGGGGACGAAGCCGCCGGACGGGGCCGTCGTCGCCGACGGGTATCTGCTGCCCCTGGCCGACGGGGTCGCGGACGTCACCTTCACCTCCAACGTGCTGGAGCACGTCGCCGATCCGCCGACCTTCATCAGTGAGCTCGTACGGGTCACGCGGCCCGGCGGGCTGATCTACGTCTCGTTCACGAACTGGCTGTCCCCGTGGGGCGGTCACGAGTGGGCGCCCTGGCACTACCTGGGGGCGGAGCGGGCACGGGCCCGCTATCGGCGCCGTACCGGGAAGGACGCCAAGCACACCCTCGGCGAGAACCTCTTCGCCGTGCACATCGGACGCACTCTGCGGCAGGTGCGCGACCGGGACGACGTGACAATCGTGTCGGCGCGCTCCCGCTACTGGCCGTTCCTCGCGGAGACCGTCGTGAAGGCGCCGGGTCTGCGTGAGTTCGCCACCTGGAACCTTCTTCTCATCCTCCGGCGGTGTCCACCATGA
- a CDS encoding FkbM family methyltransferase, with protein sequence MTTLAARLAPLLPDRLVAAAARFVYPRFEPELARLDELCPPGCGTAVDVGGWYGPWTRRLAGRAGRVVTVEPVPRLARLLVSAVPRNVRVVQAAASDRPGTARLWLPPGDDGGRGVSSLVRRDIHARALDVRCVTLDGLGLTDVGFVKIDVDGNELAVLRGASGLLARDRPALFVELESRIQPIAPVVDLLAGLGYAGWVLPAGTWLPLDPAALEAHQARTSHMASKGLLRRVLPFSGPRYVNSVLFLPDGRRPGEPAPASGAVGDHGGHVLREAPRAR encoded by the coding sequence ATGACCACTCTCGCCGCGCGGCTCGCGCCGCTCCTCCCGGACCGGCTGGTCGCCGCGGCCGCCCGGTTCGTCTACCCGCGCTTCGAGCCGGAGCTGGCCCGGCTCGACGAACTGTGCCCGCCGGGGTGCGGTACGGCCGTGGACGTCGGCGGCTGGTACGGACCCTGGACGCGCCGGCTGGCGGGACGCGCCGGGCGGGTGGTGACCGTCGAGCCGGTGCCCCGGCTGGCCCGGCTGCTCGTCTCGGCGGTCCCCCGCAACGTCCGTGTCGTCCAGGCCGCCGCCTCGGACCGGCCGGGCACGGCCCGTCTCTGGCTGCCGCCGGGCGACGACGGGGGGCGCGGTGTGTCGTCCCTGGTCCGTCGGGACATCCACGCCCGCGCGCTGGACGTCCGCTGTGTGACCCTCGACGGGCTCGGTCTGACCGATGTCGGCTTCGTCAAGATCGATGTCGACGGCAACGAACTGGCCGTCCTGCGCGGCGCGTCCGGCCTCCTCGCGCGGGACCGCCCGGCGCTCTTCGTCGAACTGGAATCCCGTATCCAGCCGATCGCCCCGGTCGTCGACCTGCTCGCCGGCCTCGGCTACGCCGGCTGGGTCCTGCCCGCCGGAACCTGGCTCCCTCTGGACCCGGCCGCGCTGGAGGCCCACCAGGCGCGTACGTCGCACATGGCGTCCAAGGGGCTGCTCCGGCGGGTCCTGCCGTTCTCCGGGCCCCGGTACGTCAACTCGGTGCTGTTCCTGCCGGACGGGCGCCGCCCGGGTGAGCCGGCCCCCGCGTCCGGCGCCGTGGGCGACCATGGAGGGCATGTCCTCCGCGAAGCGCCCCGGGCCCGATAG
- a CDS encoding glycosyltransferase family 4 protein, with the protein MPQHVPFSLVEVFPRLDQHRSAGPPQPRRIVFLARRDLGNPAAGGSELLVDRLADGLTGLGHQVTLLCGGPAAYRDYRVVSAGGDLSHHLRAKSTFARQVGDCDLLVEVCNGMPYLAPLWHRGPTMCLVNHVHTDLWQQRFGGPLAPAARLGRRLEHWSLTAAQRRNLLVAVSSSTATALRSIGVERERIRVVHNGVEEPGPRADRSPEPLFVAVGRLVEYKRIDLLLRLWERVRPVTGGRLVIVGDGPERARLEAMAGAGVEFAGHVSEEEKHRLLCAAWLLLHPSSVEGWGLVVTEAAVRETPSVAFDVPGLRDSVVDGETGVLARGESSFAAAWCALTLSTDRRVLMGKAARERAAHYRWDRTVRQFRAVAAEAVRGWSP; encoded by the coding sequence ATGCCCCAGCACGTGCCGTTCTCGCTGGTCGAGGTGTTTCCGCGCCTGGACCAGCACCGTTCGGCAGGCCCCCCACAGCCGCGCCGGATCGTCTTTCTCGCCCGCCGTGACCTGGGTAATCCGGCGGCGGGGGGCTCCGAGCTCCTCGTCGACCGGCTCGCCGACGGACTGACCGGACTCGGCCACCAGGTCACCCTGTTGTGCGGCGGCCCCGCGGCCTACCGCGACTACCGGGTCGTCTCCGCCGGCGGCGACCTGAGCCACCATCTGCGCGCCAAGTCGACCTTCGCCCGTCAGGTCGGCGACTGCGACCTCCTCGTCGAGGTGTGCAACGGCATGCCCTACCTCGCTCCGCTGTGGCACCGCGGTCCGACGATGTGCCTGGTCAACCATGTGCACACGGATCTGTGGCAGCAGCGGTTCGGCGGCCCGCTGGCCCCGGCCGCACGGCTCGGCCGAAGACTCGAACACTGGTCGCTGACGGCGGCGCAACGCCGGAACCTGCTGGTCGCCGTCTCCTCGTCCACGGCCACCGCGCTCCGCTCGATCGGTGTCGAGCGGGAGCGGATACGGGTCGTGCACAACGGCGTCGAAGAGCCCGGCCCGCGGGCCGATCGGTCACCCGAACCGCTGTTCGTGGCGGTGGGGAGGCTGGTCGAGTACAAGCGGATCGATCTGCTGCTGCGGCTCTGGGAACGGGTACGGCCGGTCACGGGCGGACGGCTCGTGATCGTCGGCGACGGGCCCGAGCGGGCGCGGCTGGAGGCGATGGCCGGGGCCGGTGTCGAGTTCGCCGGGCATGTCTCCGAGGAGGAGAAGCACCGGCTGCTGTGTGCGGCCTGGCTGCTGCTGCATCCGTCCTCGGTGGAGGGATGGGGGCTGGTCGTCACGGAGGCCGCCGTGCGGGAGACCCCCTCGGTCGCCTTCGACGTGCCCGGCCTGCGGGACTCCGTCGTGGACGGGGAGACCGGTGTGCTCGCCCGGGGCGAGTCGTCGTTCGCGGCGGCCTGGTGCGCGCTCACCCTGTCGACCGATCGGCGGGTACTGATGGGGAAGGCGGCGCGGGAGCGCGCCGCGCACTATCGGTGGGATCGCACGGTGCGGCAGTTCCGGGCGGTGGCTGCGGAGGCCGTGCGGGGTTGGTCTCCTTGA
- a CDS encoding alpha-(1->3)-arabinofuranosyltransferase domain-containing protein, which yields MTSTVQAPPPAPVRPPGTTEGPPEGPRSRRWLLGFWAVVFVLLVAAQPGRQTFDTKLGVTTDPWQFVSDLGQLWHDRGGFGGIQDQYVGYLWPMLPYYGMTDLVGLPVWLAERLWLSLIVTVAFWGALRLAERLGVGSSASRLLAAGAYALWPVFTTVVGSTSAAALPGAFLPWVLLPLTNERYSARVAALRSALVIPFMGGVNASATLASLLPVGLYLLTRTPGPRQRGLIAWWVPGVILATAWWVVPLLLLGFYGENFLPYVESSQTTTATMSATEALRGAGNWVAYLNFGEPWLPAGWSVAASVLVILSSALAAGLGLAGLARRDMPERRWLVLTVLVVALITLAGYGGAFGAPFHGVVQDWLNGGLAPFRNIYKFQTGLALALVLGLAHLVGVAAQARGARRVRGRRFAPLIAALLVVPGLLWPYLNGSVLQPGSFQELPKYWQATADWLEKYSPDSRALVVPATAHGIHTWGTTVDQPLDVLAESRWAQRDYVPFGTPGNRRAMDAVEQALLTGAEVPGLADYLSRAGLYYVVVRNDLDPDQVGAVPTTTVKRTLEQSGYERVTGLGPVMTGGRIAEGTPLQVEGLHARQRAVEIYRPAEDVPRPGQAGLKRIADTAVVSGGPESLLPLAADPELRDRATVLTGDNHPGLGTPAVQVVGDGLRRADTRFGLVNANTSYTYTADERNASGSVQDAGEQPKQILPVSGLDHQTVAELRGAESVTASTSGNWLFHLPQYDPVNAFDGDRDTAWAEGAAGSANGQWLRIDFDGSQDIPETFEVTPLPQDGVRSAPTRIKVETERGSRSTNLQPDGSTQTVNARPGETSWLKITILDSAERHTGLVGAGFAEIDLPGVKVTRMLRLPTDAQDPEGTAASAEVISLQRAADPTGLSPTGTEPGLHRTFATTTAGTYEMKATAVPVPGDELDKLLYEVAPDQQTRMTATADSTASLGAGLSPRNLTDGDLTTAWIAGDEPTIHLRWGDKWPVGSLVLAPAGGLSARPTQVEISSPDGAVVAAVDENGWVRFDPINTDQLDITVTETAPMTVHNPVADDDLQLPVGLTEAYVPALDQYRTPQPAPTRDFELPCGEGPVVEVDGTLYETSARGTVRDLVERRPVELTLCQGDRAGGGLELDAADRHTFESEDSGALAVTTVTLTRGTVTEPASSGRELGIRDWLGDRREITVGDGAASYLTTYENFNDGWKATLNGRELTPVRLDGWQQGWRVPGGAGGAVKLSYEPSVTYEAGLIGAGVGLVALIGLALWRRQEPNPDAPQPTPPGPGLWLGTIALTLVGIVIAGFFALLVPLLALLAWKRHTLLVPIAFLALAGAGVAAAFGAGEPVAADQGTFGPVAQLLALVGLFAALVSVGADVATSPERPGATREFERPPGADGPTEPLPQRRRGGKRLNGGPVAEGGGSVASPTISARGPGSLQGDPDTPTRRIPFTKPKSRATPPEDGGGRGADGPGHGGTGAGGPANDGTGSGGTGSGGTGRGEPG from the coding sequence ATGACGAGCACGGTCCAGGCTCCACCTCCCGCGCCGGTACGGCCGCCGGGCACGACCGAGGGACCCCCCGAGGGCCCTCGGTCGCGGCGCTGGCTGCTGGGGTTCTGGGCCGTGGTGTTCGTGCTGCTGGTCGCGGCGCAGCCGGGGCGGCAGACCTTCGACACCAAGCTCGGGGTCACCACCGATCCCTGGCAGTTCGTCTCCGACCTCGGGCAGCTCTGGCACGACCGGGGCGGGTTCGGCGGCATCCAGGACCAGTACGTCGGCTATCTGTGGCCGATGCTGCCGTACTACGGGATGACCGACCTGGTCGGGCTGCCGGTGTGGCTGGCGGAGCGGCTGTGGCTGTCGCTGATCGTGACGGTGGCCTTCTGGGGTGCGCTGCGGCTGGCGGAGCGGCTGGGGGTCGGCAGTTCTGCGTCGCGCCTGCTGGCCGCCGGCGCCTACGCGCTGTGGCCCGTGTTCACCACGGTCGTCGGGTCGACCTCGGCCGCCGCGCTGCCCGGCGCCTTCCTGCCGTGGGTGCTGCTGCCGCTGACGAACGAGCGGTACAGCGCACGCGTGGCCGCCCTGCGGTCGGCGCTGGTCATCCCGTTCATGGGCGGGGTCAACGCCTCCGCGACCCTGGCCTCGCTGCTGCCCGTCGGTCTGTATCTGCTCACCCGGACGCCGGGACCCCGGCAGCGCGGGCTGATCGCCTGGTGGGTGCCGGGAGTGATCCTGGCGACGGCGTGGTGGGTGGTCCCGCTGCTGCTGCTCGGTTTCTACGGGGAGAACTTCCTTCCGTACGTGGAGAGTTCGCAGACCACGACGGCCACGATGTCGGCCACCGAGGCGCTGCGGGGCGCCGGGAACTGGGTGGCGTATCTGAACTTCGGTGAGCCCTGGCTGCCGGCCGGATGGTCCGTCGCCGCGTCCGTGCTCGTGATCCTGTCGTCGGCGCTGGCGGCGGGGCTGGGTCTCGCCGGTCTCGCGCGACGGGACATGCCGGAGCGGCGGTGGCTGGTGCTGACCGTGCTGGTCGTCGCGCTGATCACGCTCGCCGGGTACGGCGGTGCGTTCGGGGCGCCCTTCCACGGGGTGGTCCAGGACTGGCTGAACGGAGGCCTCGCGCCCTTCCGGAACATCTACAAGTTCCAGACCGGGCTGGCGCTGGCGCTCGTGCTGGGGCTCGCGCACCTGGTGGGGGTCGCCGCGCAGGCGCGCGGGGCCCGCCGGGTGCGGGGGCGGCGGTTCGCTCCGCTGATCGCCGCCCTGCTCGTCGTCCCCGGACTGCTGTGGCCGTACCTCAACGGGTCGGTGCTGCAGCCCGGTTCGTTCCAGGAGCTGCCCAAGTACTGGCAGGCGACGGCCGATTGGCTGGAGAAGTACTCGCCGGACTCGCGGGCGCTGGTCGTGCCGGCCACCGCGCACGGCATCCACACCTGGGGCACCACCGTCGACCAGCCCCTCGACGTGCTCGCCGAGTCCCGTTGGGCGCAGCGCGACTACGTGCCCTTCGGCACCCCCGGCAACCGGCGCGCGATGGACGCCGTCGAGCAGGCGCTGCTGACGGGCGCCGAAGTGCCGGGCCTGGCCGACTACTTGAGCCGAGCGGGCCTGTACTACGTCGTCGTCCGCAATGACCTGGACCCCGACCAGGTCGGCGCCGTGCCGACCACGACCGTGAAGCGGACCCTGGAGCAGTCGGGGTACGAGCGGGTCACCGGGCTCGGGCCGGTCATGACCGGCGGGCGGATCGCCGAGGGCACCCCGCTGCAGGTCGAGGGCCTGCACGCGCGGCAGCGGGCCGTGGAGATCTACCGGCCCGCCGAGGACGTACCGCGTCCCGGGCAGGCCGGGCTGAAGCGAATCGCGGACACCGCCGTCGTCTCCGGCGGGCCCGAGTCGCTGCTGCCGCTGGCCGCCGACCCGGAGCTGCGCGACCGGGCCACCGTCCTGACCGGCGACAACCATCCCGGCCTCGGCACCCCGGCCGTCCAGGTGGTCGGTGACGGGCTGCGCCGGGCGGACACCCGGTTCGGCCTGGTCAACGCCAACACGTCGTACACGTACACGGCGGACGAGCGGAACGCGAGCGGGAGTGTGCAGGACGCCGGTGAGCAGCCGAAGCAGATCCTGCCGGTGTCCGGGCTCGACCACCAGACGGTGGCCGAGCTGCGGGGTGCCGAGTCGGTGACCGCGTCGACGAGCGGCAACTGGCTGTTCCATCTGCCGCAGTACGACCCGGTGAACGCCTTCGACGGCGACCGGGACACGGCCTGGGCGGAGGGCGCGGCCGGGTCGGCGAACGGGCAGTGGCTGCGGATCGACTTCGACGGCAGCCAGGACATCCCGGAGACGTTCGAGGTCACCCCGCTGCCGCAGGACGGGGTGCGGTCGGCGCCGACCCGGATCAAGGTGGAGACCGAGCGCGGCTCGCGCTCCACGAACCTCCAGCCCGACGGCTCCACGCAGACCGTCAACGCCCGCCCCGGCGAGACGAGTTGGCTGAAGATCACGATTCTCGACTCGGCGGAGCGGCACACCGGTCTCGTCGGCGCGGGCTTCGCCGAGATCGACCTCCCCGGCGTCAAGGTCACCCGGATGCTGCGGCTGCCGACGGACGCCCAGGACCCCGAGGGCACGGCCGCCTCCGCCGAGGTGATCTCGCTCCAGCGGGCCGCCGACCCGACCGGCCTCTCGCCCACGGGCACCGAACCGGGCCTGCACCGCACGTTCGCCACCACCACGGCGGGGACGTACGAGATGAAGGCGACGGCCGTGCCCGTGCCGGGCGACGAGCTGGACAAGCTGCTGTACGAGGTCGCCCCCGACCAGCAGACCAGGATGACGGCGACCGCCGACTCCACGGCCTCGCTCGGGGCCGGGCTGTCGCCCCGCAACCTGACCGACGGCGACCTGACCACGGCGTGGATCGCGGGCGACGAGCCGACGATCCACCTCCGCTGGGGCGACAAGTGGCCGGTCGGGTCGCTCGTCCTGGCGCCGGCGGGCGGACTGTCGGCCCGTCCGACCCAGGTCGAGATCAGCTCTCCGGACGGCGCGGTCGTCGCCGCGGTCGACGAGAACGGCTGGGTCCGCTTCGACCCGATCAACACCGACCAGCTCGACATCACCGTCACCGAGACGGCCCCGATGACCGTCCACAACCCCGTCGCCGACGACGACCTGCAACTCCCGGTCGGGCTCACCGAGGCGTACGTCCCGGCCCTCGACCAGTACCGCACACCGCAGCCCGCCCCGACCCGGGACTTCGAGCTCCCGTGCGGCGAGGGCCCGGTGGTCGAGGTCGACGGGACGCTGTACGAGACGAGCGCGCGGGGTACGGTCCGGGACCTGGTGGAGCGTCGGCCGGTGGAGCTGACGCTCTGCCAGGGCGACCGTGCGGGCGGCGGGCTGGAGCTCGACGCCGCCGACCGGCACACCTTCGAGTCCGAGGACTCCGGCGCCCTGGCCGTCACGACCGTGACGCTCACCCGGGGAACGGTCACCGAACCGGCCTCCTCCGGCCGGGAGTTGGGCATTCGGGACTGGCTCGGCGACCGCCGCGAGATCACCGTCGGCGACGGCGCGGCCTCCTATCTGACGACGTACGAGAACTTCAACGACGGCTGGAAGGCCACCCTGAACGGCCGTGAGCTGACGCCGGTCCGGCTCGACGGCTGGCAGCAGGGCTGGCGCGTTCCCGGCGGCGCGGGCGGCGCGGTCAAGCTGTCGTACGAGCCGTCCGTGACGTACGAGGCCGGCCTGATCGGAGCGGGCGTCGGCCTGGTGGCCCTCATCGGACTGGCCCTCTGGCGCCGGCAGGAGCCCAACCCGGACGCGCCGCAGCCGACGCCGCCGGGCCCCGGTCTCTGGCTCGGCACGATCGCGCTCACCCTCGTCGGCATCGTCATCGCGGGCTTCTTCGCCCTCCTCGTGCCGCTGCTGGCACTCCTCGCCTGGAAACGGCACACCCTGCTCGTGCCGATCGCCTTCCTCGCGCTGGCCGGCGCCGGGGTCGCCGCCGCGTTCGGAGCGGGGGAGCCGGTGGCGGCGGACCAGGGCACGTTCGGGCCCGTGGCCCAACTCCTCGCGCTCGTCGGCCTGTTCGCGGCGCTGGTGAGCGTGGGCGCGGATGTCGCGACCTCGCCGGAACGGCCGGGCGCCACCCGGGAGTTCGAGCGTCCGCCGGGGGCGGACGGACCGACGGAGCCGTTGCCGCAGCGGCGACGGGGAGGCAAGAGGCTGAACGGCGGGCCGGTCGCGGAGGGCGGCGGATCGGTCGCGAGCCCGACGATCTCGGCGCGCGGGCCGGGCTCCCTGCAAGGAGACCCCGACACCCCGACCCGTCGCATCCCCTTCACCAAGCCGAAGTCCAGGGCGACGCCTCCGGAGGACGGCGGTGGCAGGGGAGCCGACGGCCCCGGGCACGGCGGTACGGGCGCCGGCGGTCCCGCGAACGACGGCACGGGAAGCGGTGGTACGGGAAGCGGTGGTACGGGAAGGGGGGAGCCGGGATGA
- a CDS encoding DUF3068 domain-containing protein has protein sequence MRRTASPFSLVLLGLGTFLLVLAPLLAWYVQPRAAVNPIDIDTTAVYTGTGSVFDVEQVKTVPDQKITVTQRVRGDVAESERSGAAVWDVITSVDTDKSLPAADPHDALDFTPHRWVSDRKTNRPVHCCEEKPYIEGEAYLKFPFDVQERSYRWWDNTLGATVTLHYEGRKKIRGYEGLRFTAKVPATKTGSRLVPGALVDEPNRPQVLAEEWYANHGLELVVDQSTGRVLYAQTGPRRTLRAPGGDEDAAVLLDSRKLAFTPATQKFAVDQAEKDSGLLRLVGRTVPIGSAALGFALAATGAVLVTRGRRRPDTPESSQDPLTM, from the coding sequence ATGCGCCGTACTGCCTCACCGTTCTCACTGGTCCTGCTGGGCCTGGGCACCTTCCTGCTGGTGCTCGCGCCGCTGCTCGCGTGGTACGTGCAGCCACGGGCCGCCGTGAATCCGATCGACATCGACACGACCGCCGTCTACACCGGCACGGGCAGCGTCTTCGACGTGGAGCAGGTGAAGACCGTGCCGGACCAGAAGATCACCGTGACCCAGCGGGTACGCGGCGATGTGGCCGAAAGTGAGCGCAGCGGGGCCGCGGTGTGGGACGTGATCACCTCGGTCGACACCGACAAGTCGCTGCCGGCGGCCGACCCGCACGACGCGCTGGACTTCACCCCGCACCGCTGGGTCAGCGACCGGAAGACCAACCGGCCGGTGCACTGCTGCGAGGAGAAGCCGTACATCGAGGGCGAGGCGTACCTGAAGTTCCCCTTCGACGTGCAGGAACGCTCCTACCGCTGGTGGGACAACACGCTCGGCGCGACGGTGACGCTCCACTACGAGGGCCGGAAGAAGATCCGGGGCTACGAGGGGCTGCGCTTCACGGCGAAGGTTCCGGCCACGAAGACCGGCTCGCGGCTCGTCCCCGGCGCCCTCGTCGACGAGCCGAACCGGCCGCAGGTGCTCGCCGAGGAGTGGTACGCCAACCACGGTCTCGAACTGGTCGTCGACCAGAGCACGGGACGTGTGCTGTACGCGCAGACCGGGCCGCGCCGGACGCTGCGGGCCCCCGGCGGCGACGAGGACGCGGCGGTGCTGCTCGACAGCCGGAAGCTCGCGTTCACCCCGGCGACGCAGAAGTTCGCGGTGGACCAGGCGGAGAAGGACAGCGGCCTGCTGCGACTGGTGGGGCGGACGGTACCGATCGGTAGCGCTGCGCTCGGTTTCGCCCTCGCCGCGACGGGTGCCGTTTTGGTCACGCGCGGGAGGCGGCGCCCCGATACGCCCGAGTCGTCCCAGGATCCCCTCACGATGTGA